A segment of the Longimicrobiales bacterium genome:
CGGGGGTGCTCGCCGAGCGCGCGGGCCGATTCGAGCAGGCGACCTCCCTCTATCGTGAGATCGCGCAGCAGGAGCGGACGCCGGACGCAGATGACGAGGCGCAGTGCGCGCTGCGCGCCGCGGAGCGCCTGGCGAACCCGGATGGTGTGTTCATGCCGTCGGAGCTGGGCATCGCACACGCAGTGGAGGAGGCGCTCACGAGGCATGATGCCGCCGCACTGCGTCGGCTCGTTTCCGCCACCCACTTCGCGGCCGGGCCCGGCGGCGGTCACTTCCGATTCGAGACCGAGGACCTGCTCGATCGTCTGGCCGACGATCTCCACCGGTCCCGCCCGCGGCGGATGCATGCACGCCTCCTCGGCACCGGCCGGAAACGGTATCTCCTGACGTCAGGCTGGGAGGGCGAGTGGTTCCGGAACGTGGTGGGCTTCTACTTCGCTCACTCCGGCCGCGGCTGGTCGTGGGAAGGGCTGGTCGTGAATGCGCCCGCGGAGCCGTGGTTCGAGCGCTGGGAGCCGACGGAGAAAAGCACGAACCAGCCGTTGCCGTTCGGACTGCTCGCGCCCTGGCCGGCGGGTCGCCACTTCATGGCGGGCGGGCTGCCGCTGTTCGCCGTGCAGTCCGCGGCCATAGCCACTGCACTCCTCGTCCCGCTCTTCGGCGCAGGCATCGCCGCCGCGCTTGCCTTCGGCTACTCACTCTCAGACTGCGGCTACGGCCTGCGCGGTTTCTATTACAACCAGGGACCAACGCACTCCGGAACGGACGCGTTCGCGATCGATTTCACGGCGTACCGCCGCGGCGTGCCGTTCGACAACGTCGCGGGTGGCACGCGCGTGCTCGCCGCAGCGCCCGGCATCGTGCGCTTCGTTCGCAACAACATTTCCAGCGGCGACTCGTCCGCGGCCAACGAGGTGCGGATCGATCATGATGATCCGGCGACGAGCATGCCGCGCTTCGTATCGCGTTACCTGCACATGGCAGGGCCCGGGCTGATCCCGGTGTCCGCAGGCATGGCCGCACCGGTCGGAGCACGCCTCGGCGTCATGAACGATACCGGCACGTCCGTGCTCGACCACCTGCACTTCTCGATTCACGACAGCGCCGCCGGTCCGGGTATCGGGCCGAGCGTGCGCCCGAGCCCAATGGAAGGACGCACCCTCGGAGATGGCAGTTCGGGCGCATGCATCCGATCCAGCAATGAGGAGCGGATCGCTCTGCCGCCCGGCTGCGCCGACGTGGCGGGTGAGATCGTGCGCGGTCTGTTCGGACGCGACTGACGGATAGCCCGCTGCTGACTACGGTATGTCGCTCCGCCTCAGCCGGCGGATCGAGAGCAGCAGGAAGCCGGTAAAGACAATGGCGGACGTGAGCAGCGCCACGCCGAGGCCGAGGTGCTCGGTCTCGGCGAACCGGCGTCCGTCCAGTCCGTTCATCAGAGCGATCGC
Coding sequences within it:
- a CDS encoding M23 family metallopeptidase — protein: MKQSPDGLLDRMSKTLGRQSSQRWWDLSKQVQRAALLGDPSDVLGKLAVAAETEKGSPLDPAFRLWRADALIRSGRDREAVSAYDDALSTADSAPAFERVDFVREALRHRAGALGRLGDVDRAVESWRELEERGEKGALYHAGVLAERAGRFEQATSLYREIAQQERTPDADDEAQCALRAAERLANPDGVFMPSELGIAHAVEEALTRHDAAALRRLVSATHFAAGPGGGHFRFETEDLLDRLADDLHRSRPRRMHARLLGTGRKRYLLTSGWEGEWFRNVVGFYFAHSGRGWSWEGLVVNAPAEPWFERWEPTEKSTNQPLPFGLLAPWPAGRHFMAGGLPLFAVQSAAIATALLVPLFGAGIAAALAFGYSLSDCGYGLRGFYYNQGPTHSGTDAFAIDFTAYRRGVPFDNVAGGTRVLAAAPGIVRFVRNNISSGDSSAANEVRIDHDDPATSMPRFVSRYLHMAGPGLIPVSAGMAAPVGARLGVMNDTGTSVLDHLHFSIHDSAAGPGIGPSVRPSPMEGRTLGDGSSGACIRSSNEERIALPPGCADVAGEIVRGLFGRD